The Gadus macrocephalus chromosome 20, ASM3116895v1 genome includes a region encoding these proteins:
- the irs2b gene encoding LOW QUALITY PROTEIN: insulin receptor substrate 2 (The sequence of the model RefSeq protein was modified relative to this genomic sequence to represent the inferred CDS: inserted 4 bases in 3 codons; deleted 7 bases in 6 codons) translates to MASPPQTEGQPSQRGTDPPTSGTDPPPGGVRTCGYLRKQKHGHKRFFVLREPSAGLPARLEYYESEKKWRNKSAAKRVIQLDCCLNVNKRADAKHKHLVALYTRDEYFAVAAESEPEQELWYRGLTELMSLQGRAVDGSASDSASSLVGFDEASYGVITPVAAAYREVWQVVLKSKGLGQSRQLTGVYRLCLSARTISFIKLTAEVASVSLQLMNIRRCGHSDSFFFMEVGRSAATGPGELWMQADDSVVAQNIHETILEAMKAMKELSEFRPRSKSQSSGTNPISVPVRRHLNHLPPSQTGLARRSRTDSMAASSPVSMLSSCRFRTASEGDGSTARPVSGSPMSPGVQRSLLGRSKTLTARPSRTFESSSLQHSKSMSMPVTRSPPPVGGGSPSPVSLPSLPESGGPPRPSSCSASFSGXPSDAGFVSSEEWGSSPGEDLRLSLTLLPRGATPPVGGDPQGYMLMERQAYRKRTYSLTTPRRRGRPPPLASASLDEYTLMRATYGGPRRPLTASPKGGPPEGPGEGRDAGYMPMLPGATPRAPGSKGHAYMAMSPMCVSAPKQIINPPRPPWGGAPXASLEDRGYVRMWAGPRLSGDGAADYLNMSPVDPLVSPPPGPRLLSPSAEPPPPRQPLWYGPPPRGPKRRRRPVRGHESAAPTHRGGGRPPPRSRRPAPWSPRPPRTRAPRPSRLALEALRPLPCMREDPPPRGAPQPGEYIHIAFSGPRAPPAANPPSPRPDYVNLDLRSAGGSLSSAPAPGGCDDYAPMSFPASPPAPPAAEAPPSPPPPEPXGSPPRAGDAFLLGPAPAPLDPNRGAKVIRADPQGRRRHSSETFSSTTTVTPVCPSFAGDAARHGSASVENVSRPGRAPDGSDDEPAAGGSPMCRETSAGFQNGLNYIALNLMEGGLGGCDLGGGEGLLRFKTPCGCKGGMNGFSGGAYASMGFKEGVTAVKR, encoded by the exons ATGGCGAGTCCGCCGCAAACGGAGGGGCAGCCGTCCCAGCGCGGCACCGACCCCCCAACCAGTGGCACGGACCCCCCTCCCGGTGGCGTCAGGACGTGTGGATATCTACGGAAGCAGAAGCACGGACACAAGCGCTTCTTCGTGCTGCGCGAGCCGAGCGCGGGGCTGCCCGCGCGCCTGGAGTACTACGAGAGCGAAAAGAAGTGGAGGAACAAGAGCGCCGCCAAGCGCGTGATCCAGCTGGACTGCTGCCTCAACGTCAACAAGCGCGCGGACGCCAAACACAAGCACCTTGTCGCGCTCTACACGCGCGACGAGTACTTCGCGGTGGCGGCGGAGAGCGAGCCCGAGCAGGAGCTTTGGTACCGCGGGCTGACGGAGCTCATGAGCCTGCAGGGCAGGGCGGTCGACGGCTCGGCGTCCGACTCCGCGTCCTCGCTCGTGGGCTTCGACGAGGCGAGCTACGGCGTCATCACGCCGGTGGCC GCCGCCTACCGGGAGGTGTGGCAGGTGGTCCTGAAGTCCAAGGGGCTGGGGCAGAGCCGCCAGCTGACCGGGGTCTACCGGCTGTGCCTCTCCGCCCGGACCATCAGCTTCATCAAGCTCACTGCCGAGGTGGCCTCCGTCAGCCTGCAGCTCATGAACATCCGACGCTGCGGGCACTCGGACAGCTTCTTCTTCATGGAGGTGGGACGCTCGGCCGCCACGGGCCCCGgggaactgtggatgcaggcGGACGACTCGGTGGTCGCGCAGAACATCCACGAGACCATCCTCGAGGCAATGAAGGCGATGAAGGAGCTGTCGGAGTTCCGCCCCCGGAGCAAGAGCCAGTCGTCCGGCACCAACCCCATCTCGGTGCCCGTCCGGAGGCACCTCAACCACCTGCCCCCCAGCCAGACGGGGCTGGCCCGGCGCTCCCGCACCGACAGCATGgccgcctcctcccccgtcaGCATGTTGTCCTCCTGCCGGTTCCGCACGGCCAGCGAGGGCGACGGCTCCACGGCGAGGCCGGTGTCGGGGAGCCCGATGAGCCCCGGGGTCCAGCGCAGCCTGCTGGGCCGTTCCAAGACGCTCACCGCGCGGCCGAGCCGCACCTTCGAGTCCTCCTCCCTGCAGCACAGCAAGTCCATGTCTATGCCGGTGACCCGCTCCCCGCCccccgtggggggg ggcagccccaGCCCGGTgtccctgccctccctcccgGAGTCGGGCGGGCCCCCGCGACCCTCCAGCTGCAGCGCCTCGTTCTCGG TCCCCAGCGACGCAGGCTTCGTCTCCAGTGAGGAGTGGGGCTCCAGCCCGGGCGAGGACCTCCGGCTGTCCCTGACGCTGCTGCCCCGCGGGGCCACGCCCCCGGTCGGCGGGGACCCCCAGGGCTACATGCTGATGGAGCGGCAGGCGTACCGCAAGCGGACCTactccctcaccaccccccgC CGCAGGGGGcgcccccccccgctggcctCCGCCTCGCTGGACGAGTACACCCTCATGAGGGCCACGTACGGGGGGCCCCGCCGGCCCCTCACCGCCTCCCCCAAGGGGGGCCCCCCCGAGGGCCCCGGCGAGGGCAGGGACGCCGGCTACATGCCCATGCTGCCGGGGGCCACGCCCCGGGCCCCCGGCTCCAAGGGCCACGCCTACATGGCCATGAGCCCCATGTGCGTCTCGGCGCCCAAGCAGATCATCAACCCCCCGCGcccaccctgggggggggctc cCGCCTCCCTGGAGGACCGGGGCTACGTGCGCATGTGGGCG GGCCCCCGGCTGTCGGGGGACGGTGCCGCTGACTACCTCAACATGTCCCCCGTGGACCCCCTGGTCtcgccccccccgggcccccgccTGCTGAGCCCCTCGGcggagcccccgcccccccgccagcCCCTCTGGTACGGCCCCCCCCCGCGGGGCCCCAAG CGGCGACGCCGACCAGTACGTGGTCATGAGTCTGCAGCGCCGACGCATCGAGGAGGAggccgcccccctccccgctccaGGCGCCCCGCCCCGTggagcccccggcccccccggacACGGGCCCCCCGGCCCTCGCGGCTGGCCCTGGAGGCCCTGCGGCCCCTCCCCTGTATGagggaggacccccccccccgcggggcCCCGCAGCCGGGGGAGTACATCCACATCGCCTTCAGCGGGCCCCGCGCCCCCCCGGccgccaaccccccctccccgcgccCCGACTACGTCAACCTGGACCTCCGCTCTGCGGGGGGGTCCCTCTCCTCGGCCCCCGCCCCGGGGGGCTGTGACGACTACGCCCCGATGAGCTTCCCCGCGtctccgcccgccccccccgccgcggaggcccccccgtcccccccccctccagagcc GGGGTCGCCCCCCAGGGCGGGGGACGCCTTCCTCCTGGGGCCCGCGCCGGCCCCCCTGGACCCCAACCGGGGGGCCAAGGTGATCCGCGCGGACCCCCAGGGCCGGCGGCGCCACAGCTCGGagaccttctcctccaccaccaccgtgaCGCCCGTCTGCCCCTCCTTCGCCGGCGACGCCGCCCGCCACGGCTCGGCGTCCGTGGAGAACGTGTCCCGCCCGGGCCGCGCCCCCGACGGCTCGGACGACGAGCCCGCCGCGGGGGGGTCCCCCATGTGCCGCGAGACCTCCGCCGGATTCCAGAACGGACTCAACTACATTGCCCTGAACctgatggaggggggcctggggggctgCGACCTGGGGGGCGGCGAGGGCCTGCTGAGGTTCAAGACGCCGTGC GGCTGCAAGGGGGGCATGAACGGCTTCAGCGGGGGCGCCTACGCCAGCATGGGCTTCAAGGAGGGCGTCACGGCCGTCAAAAGGTAA